In Bombus terrestris chromosome 6, iyBomTerr1.2, whole genome shotgun sequence, a single window of DNA contains:
- the LOC105666885 gene encoding uncharacterized protein LOC105666885 gives MAASLLKMYSSPIRKCLKHVSKYCRIGSRRATFHCTATNLRVKCSDKPFFTTRLALPPDYENVADFMCEAYYKHEPVVINIGLGGTEAPPIWRRMMLEQVKAGYSIIAENRENCIIGAALNCITDHNELKMLCKLARCCEDGPLRDLIEFFAFVFEAPRLWERFPVRLVFEQCSLAVSCEYQGLGIAKRLIQESWHLARDCGYRLFRLDCNSSYCAKIAQGFGWPMIWDIPFDQYVKNGKVIFNHVKEPHTTCRVFVDRLRYCKTYCLPYKECKTTTSAPFPEK, from the exons ATGGCTGCGTCGCTCTTGAAAATGTATAGTAGTCCCATCCGCAAATGCCTCAAACATGTTTCGAAATACTGTCGAATTGGAAGCAGGAGAGCAACTTTTCATTGTACGGCAACAAATTTGAGAGTAAAATGCAGC GATAAACCATTTTTCACAACTCGTTTGGCTCTACCTCCCGATTACGAGAACGTAGCTGATTTCATGTGCGAAGCATACTACAAACACGAACCGGTAGTCATCAACATCGGTCTCGGAGGTACAGAGGCTCCACCTATTTGGAGGCGTATGATGCTAGAACAAGTAAAGGCCGGATACTCGATCATCGCTGAGAATCGAGAGAACTGTATAATTGGTGCTGCCCTAAATTGTATAACGGACCATAACGAACTGAAAATGTTATGTAAATTGGCAAGATGCTGCGAGGACGGACCTCTTCGCGatcttatcgaatttttcgcTTTCGTATTCGAAGCACCTAGACTTTGGGAACGTTTTCCCGTAAGACTCGTCTTTGAACAATGCAGTTTAGCAGTAAGTTGTGAGTATCAAGGTTTAGGAATCGCCAAAAGATTGATCCAGGAAAGCTGGCACTTGGCACGCGACTGTGGCTATCGATTGTTCAGACTAGATTGCAATAGCAG CTATTGTGCAAAGATAGCCCAAGGTTTTGGATGGCCAATGATCTGGGATATACCATTCGATCAATATGTCAAAAATGGTAAAGTCATCTTCAACCATGTTAAGGAACCACATACTACGTGTCGTGTCTTCGTTGATCGTTTACGATATTGTAAAACCTACTGTCTTCCTTATAAGGAATGTAAAACAACAACATCTGCTCCGTTCCcagaaaagtaa
- the LOC100647281 gene encoding sarcoplasmic reticulum histidine-rich calcium-binding protein: MLSRTLVCVFLLTCRSNAAPTANERMTLTKMMAEDLDGTASGYVYNQQQGIPVYYVQYSNHGSGRYYHAPDVVQYVATPVAHSVPETTLLHPYVSTEDVLLSNHQGTVNYGNERSLDHSVAPTKPLLRVPYYVDGKVVENEGNDKEETQEKSGVEDHGNEESMEDDSDEEGGEEEIDHRDDIDGEIHDGYHGGSMKMFDHGDGYDHEAIGGSKGDEGFLEEGKGEKHANEEYSKKVVKGEKGYKKEKEFSKAESGSDDNGHEEGYHKNGGKHKKGHVVEDEKHGSREEAEKGKEGSSYGHSSYHKKGQKTNGFHNIYHKDEYKKETDFYDDDYKKGDFEEHEEFDTGYKTDEGDFKKGGHHSSGRDYQDHGEKGSYDKGHYDNQDQGQQVEEGEKSHYSNHEDYNVEEDSKSDRIYKFHKGDD, from the exons ATGTTATCCAGAACACTAGTGTGCGTGTTCCTTCTAACTTGCCGGAGCAACGCTGCTCCAACGGCGAACGAGCGTATGACGTTGACGAAGATGATGGCGGAGGATCTCGACGGTACGGCCAGTGGCTACGTGTACAATCAGCAACAGGGTATTCCGGTTTACTACGTGCAGTACAGCAATCACGGAAGTGGACGGTACTACCATGCACCGGACGTCGTGCAGTACGTTGCTACACCTGTTGCACACAGTGTTCCTGAAACGACGCTTTTGCACCCCTATGTAAGCACCGAGGATGTTCTGCTCTCCAACCACCAAGGAACTGTCAATTACGGTAACGAGCGATCGCTGGATCATTCAGTGGCCCCTACCAAGCCTCTGCTACGCGTCCCGTATTACGTTGATGGAAAGGTCGTCGAGAACGAGGGGAATGACAAAGAAGAAACACAGGAGAAGAGTGGCGTCGAGGATCATGGTAACGAGGAAAGTATGGAGGATGATAGCGACGAGGAAGGAGGAGAGGAAGAGATTGATCATCGGGATGATATCGATGGAGAGATTCACGATGGATATCACGGTGGATCGATGAAAATGTTCGACCATGGTGATGGTTACGATCATGAGGCAATCGGTGGATCTAAGGGTGATGAAGGTTTTTTGGAGGAAGGAAAGGGAGAGAAACACGCGAATGAAGAGTATTCGAAGAAAGTGGTGAAGGGAGAGAAGGGatataaaaaggagaaagagtTTAGTAAAGCGGAATCTGGTAGCGACGATAATGGACACGAGGAAG GATACCATAAGAACGGAGGTAAACACAAAAAAGGACACGTGGTCGAAGATGAAAAACATGGTTCCCGCGAGGAGGCAGAGAAAGGCAAAGAAGGAAGTAGTTACGGGCATTCGTCCTACCATAAGAAGGGGCAGAAAACTAATGGTTTCCACAATATCTATCACAAGGATGAATACAAGAAGGAGACGGACTTTTACGACGATGATTATAAGAAGGGTGATTTCGAGGAGCACGAGGAATTCGACACAGGTTACAAGACCGACGAGGGTGATTTTAAGAAAGGCGGACATCATTCTTCTGGACGTGATTATCAAGATCATGGAGAGAAAGGAAGTTACGATAAGGGACACTATGACAACCAGGACCAAGGTCAACAGGTCGAAGAAGGCGAAAAATCGCATTATTCAAACCACGAGGATTATAATGTCGAAGAGGATTCAAAATCGGATAGAATATACAAGTTCCATAAAGGAGATGATTGA
- the LOC105666884 gene encoding uncharacterized protein LOC105666884: MRIFREWHTINAAFCIYVYSTIIISITQADKLHHDVWERYESKSIEKKQAFKESDDEPSYRTSFQKMLIPIKEPRVDKNFRMFRMPLEPDAEILPAHYTGVKPPGVDHMELKHADSQISQTVPKIESLKKFEQAGNQQLSKNQESASVTGEKGYQKASSFEKAYKGDSLKKKEKTRYIEAGGKKKVHENRENNSGQRAEQIGSKKGGKHKKKDSSQVDHKAAGYRNVYHKDEYKKNHDFYDNDDHGGHSKEHGRYKEKYVTIEGKFKKGDAHDFSFDESELRKRKISGNSQAGGETKGHKARRSYG, from the coding sequence ATGAGAATCTTCAGAGAGTGGCATACTATTAATGCAGCGTTCTGCATATATGTGTACTCGACGATCATAATCAGTATCACGCAAGCTGATAAATTGCATCATGACGTTTGGGAGAGATACGAATCAAAAAGTATTGAGAAGAAACAAGCTTTCAAAGAAAGCGATGACGAACCATCCTATAGAACGAGCTTTCAGAAGATGTTGATCCCCATAAAAGAACCACGTGTGGATAAGAATTTCCGAATGTTTCGAATGCCTTTGGAGCCAGACGCGGAGATACTGCCGGCTCACTACACAGGTGTCAAGCCTCCCGGAGTTGATCATATGGAACTGAAACACGCAGACTCTCAAATTTCTCAAACCGTTCCCAAAATTGAATCTTTGAAGAAGTTTGAACAGGCCGGTAATCAACAACTGTCTAAAAACCAAGAATCTGCGAGTGTAACTGGTGAAAAGGGATATCAGAAGGCCTCTTCGTTTGAGAAAGCATATAAAGGTGACAGcttgaagaaaaaagagaagacacGATATATTGAAGCCGGTGGAAAGAAGAAAGTTCACGAGAATAGGGAAAACAATTCAGGTCAAAGGGCAGAACAGATTGGAAGTAAGAAAGGAGgcaaacataaaaagaaagacaGCAGTCAGGTGGATCACAAGGCAGCTGGTTATCGTAACGTTTATCACAAAGACGAGTATAAGAAGAATCATGATTTTTACGATAATGATGATCACGGCGGTCATTCGAAGGAACATGGAAGATATAAAGAGAAATACGTTACTATCGAAGGCAAATTCAAGAAGGGTGACGCTCACGATTTCAGCTTCGACGAATCAGAACTTCGTAAGCGGAAAATATCGGGGAACTCCCAAGCTGGTGGAGAAACCAAAGGTCACAAGGCTCGGCGTAGTTACGGttga